Proteins encoded in a region of the Phacochoerus africanus isolate WHEZ1 chromosome 8, ROS_Pafr_v1, whole genome shotgun sequence genome:
- the FNDC10 gene encoding fibronectin type III domain-containing protein 10, giving the protein MRAPPLLLLLAACTPPPCAAAAPTPPGWEPAADAPWCPYKVLPEGPEAGGGRLCFRSPARGFRCQAPGCAAHASAGRSLRASVLRNRSVLLQWRLAPAEARRVRAFALNCSWRGAYTRFPCERVLLGASCRDYLLPDVHDGVRYRLCLQPLPLRAEAAASPEPAECVEFAAEPAGMREIVVAMTAVGGSICVMLVVICLLVAYITENLMHPAFARPGLRRQP; this is encoded by the coding sequence ATGCGCGCCCCGCcgctgctgctgttgctggccGCCTGCACGCCGCCGCCCTGCGCCGCGGCCGCCCCGACGCCGCCGGGCTGGGAGCCGGCGGCCGACGCGCCCTGGTGCCCTTACAAGGTGCTGCCCGAGGGCCCCGAGGCGGGCGGCGGGCGTCTGTGCTTCCGCAGCCCCGCGCGGGGCTTCCGCTGCCAGGCGCCCGGCTGCGCGGCGCACGCCTCGGCCGGCCGCTCGCTGCGCGCCAGCGTCCTGCGCAACCGCAGCGTCCTGCTGCAGTGGCGCCTGGCGCCGGCCGAGGCGCGCCGCGTGCGCGCCTTCGCGCTCAACTGCTCGTGGCGCGGCGCCTACACGCGCTTCCCGTGCGAGCGCGTGCTGCTCGGCGCCTCCTGCCGCGACTACCTGCTGCCCGACGTGCACGACGGCGTGCGCTACCGCCTGTGCCTGCAGCCGTTGCCGCTGCGCGCCGAAGCCGCCGCCTCCCCGGAGCCCGCCGAGTGCGTGGAGTTCGCGGCCGAGCCGGCCGGCATGCGGGAGATCGTGGTGGCCATGACGGCGGTGGGCGGCTCCATCTGCGTCATGCTCGTGGTCATCTGCCTGCTGGTGGCCTACATCACCGAGAATCTCATGCACCCGGCCTTCGCGCGCCCGGGCCTGCGCAGGCAGCCCTGA